From Megalobrama amblycephala isolate DHTTF-2021 linkage group LG24, ASM1881202v1, whole genome shotgun sequence, the proteins below share one genomic window:
- the tcea2 gene encoding transcription elongation factor A protein 2, which produces MAKDQEVERIAKKLDKMVHKKNTDGAIDLLRELKNMKMSLETLQSTRIGMSVNAVRKQSSDEEVQTLAKSLIKTWKKLLDGSEGKSEEKKKGGSPLQSSSSKDCPGSSDSSNKQETPKTPTTPVTPKFTSFPPAPVTTDSVRTKCRELLVAALQTDGDHQTIGVDCEHLAAQIEDCIYQEFKSTDMKYKTRLRSRISNLKDQKNPDLRRNVLCGNISPDRIASMTAEEMASAELKEIRKALTKESIREHQLSKVGGTETDMFICGKCRGKNCTYTQVQTRSADEPMTTFVLCNECGNRWKFC; this is translated from the exons ATGGCGAAGGACCAAGAAGTGGAGCGCATCGCAAAGAAGCTGGACAAAATGGTGCACAAGAAAAACACA GATGGTGCCATTGACCTGCTTCGGGAGCTGAAGAACATGAAGATGTCTTTGGAGACCCTACAG TCGACGCGGATCGGGATGTCAGTGAATGCGGTGCGGAAGCAGAGCTCGGATGAGGAGGTGCAGACGCTGGCCAAATCACTCATCAAGACCTGGAAGAAACTGCTGG ATGGTTCTGAAGGTAAATCAGAGGAGAAGAAAAAAGGAGGATCTCCTCTCCAGTCCTCGTCTTCTAAAGACTGTCCTGGATCCAGTGACTCCAG TAACAAACAAGAGACACCAAAAACTCCCACCACCCCAGTCACCCCGAAATTCACCTCCTTCCCACCTGCACCCGTCACGACGGACAGTGTGCGCACCAAATGCAGAGAGCTGCTGGTGGCGGCCCTACAGACTGATG GTGATCACCAGACAATCGGAGTAGACTGTGAACACCTGGCAGCACAGATTGAAGATT GTATCTACCAGGAGTTCAAATCCACTGACATGAAGTACAAGACCAGACTGAGGAGTCGCATTTCCAACCTCAAGGACCAGAAAAACCCAGACTTACGGCGGAACGTCTTGTGTGGCAACATCTCGCCAGACCGCATCGCCAGTATGACCGCAGAG GAGATGGCAAGCGCAGAGCTGAAAGAGATCAGGAAAGCGCTGACCAAGGAGTCCATTCGAGAGCATCAGCTCTCCAAAGTGGGCGGCACGGAGACTGACATGTTCAtctgtggaaaatgcaggggcAAGAACTGCACTTACACTCAG GTCCAGACACGCAGCGCAGATGAACCCATGACCACCTTCGTGCTGTGCAACGAGTGTGGAAACCGGTGGAAG TTTTGTTAA